The nucleotide sequence CCATGCCGTCGAGATTACGTGGACGGCGCGAGTCCGCCCGGTGACGTCATCACCACGTAGGGCATCGCACCCCGGGCGAAGTACATGAAGGCCCCCTTCCTTGCGCCAGACGCAAGGAAGGGGGCCTTCATGTACTCGGCAGGGTGTGAAGGGCGACTTTCCTCGGCAGAGCACAAGGGGACTTGTACAAGAGTTATTGTGCAACTACTGTTGTGCGTCATGGCCGACCGTGAAGTCCGTGAAATCCACGATTCGAAGGTGCTCGCCGCGATGTCGCATCCGCTGCGGCGCCGCCTGCTCGACGTCCTCCGCCTGGACGGACCGTGCACGGCGTCCGTGCTCGCCGAACGGACCGGGCAGGCGGTCGGGAACATCAGCCATCACCTGAAGGTGCTGGCCGCCAGCGATCTGGTCGAAGAGGCGCCGGAACTCGCCCGCGACCGCCGCGAGCGCTGGTGGCGCCGTGTCGGCTACGCGGTTTCCTGGTCACCGTCGGACTTCCCCGACGACCCGGTCGCGGCCGCCGCCGAATCCCTCGCCCTCGAACGCCAGGTTTCCATGGCGCGCCAATGGTTCGCCGAACGCGAGACCTACCCGGAGGAGTGGCATCGCGCCGCCTTCGCCACCGACAGCTGGATGAAGCTGTCGGTGGCGGAACTGGCCGAGATCGAGGGCCGGATCCAAGCGCTGGTAAGGGAGTACAGCGATCGCGAAGAGCCGGACGACGGCCAGGAACGCAGGCCGGTGTTCTTCTCCACC is from Amycolatopsis lurida and encodes:
- a CDS encoding ArsR/SmtB family transcription factor, whose translation is MADREVREIHDSKVLAAMSHPLRRRLLDVLRLDGPCTASVLAERTGQAVGNISHHLKVLAASDLVEEAPELARDRRERWWRRVGYAVSWSPSDFPDDPVAAAAESLALERQVSMARQWFAERETYPEEWHRAAFATDSWMKLSVAELAEIEGRIQALVREYSDREEPDDGQERRPVFFSTRAVPARP